The nucleotide window TATCCCGGCGGCGGCAATTACAAGGTTCTCAGGCACCGCAACGGCATGTATTCCATCTACATGCACCTCGAGAACGGACTGACGGCGAAAAAAACGTACGCGAAGGACGACACCGTGGGCTTGATGGGGAACACCGGCCACTCCATGAACAAGCATATCCATTTTTCCCTCCTGCAGGCGGGACGGCGCGTCTCCGTCAACCCCATAAAGATGCTCCCCGCCCGGGAGGACACCAAGGCCCCGGTGGTCTCGGATATCGCCTTCCACATCGGCGACAAGATCATCATCGTGCGGGACAAGTCCAGCATCAGGCTCACCAGGCATTATCCCCTGCTGGTGAAGATCACCGACGCCATGACGGGGCGCGAGAACCTGGGGATATACCGCATCGTCGTCGAGTTCAACGGGAAGAAGGCCCTCGACAAGAAGTTCGACGCCATCGGAGTCGCCAAGGGAAGGCTCGCCGTGGACGGCAGGAAGTTCGAGAGCCTTTTTGACCCGAAGGGCTATTACAAGATCGAGGGACTGACCTACGCCGGAGGCGAGAACACGGTCAAGGTCACGGCGTCGGATTTCGCCGGAAACACGGCCGAGAAGGAATACACGTTCACCGTGAAGCTCGATATCAGCCAAGAGTGATGGACCAGATCTACCTGGAAATCGGCACCCTCATCGTCTGCCTCGTGCTGTCCGCCTTTTTTTCCGGGTCGGAGAGCGCCCTGTTTTCCCTCAAAAAATCGGATCTCCACCGCTTTGCCCATTCCTCCCTGAAAAGGGAAAAGGCCATTTCCCTCTTCATGAAGGACCCGCAGAAGATCCTGATCACGCTGCTGGCCGGGAACCTCTTCGTCAACCTGGTGGTGTCGACGCTGACGACAAGCATACTCCTGCAGGTGTGGCGGAAGTGGGGGGACGTGATCTCCATCGCCATTATAACCCCCCTCATTGTCATTTTCTGCGAAATATCGCCCAAGATCATCGCCATCAATTCCTATGAAAAGACTTCCAAGAAGGTCCTCCCCCTGCTCAGGTTCTTTCATTTGGCGCTCACGCCGGTGCGGGCCTTCCTGCTCCTTTTCACCAACGCCATGATCAAGATGCTGAACCTGAAGCTGACCCACAAGATGATCACCCGGGACGAGCTTAAGCTGGCGGTTAAGCTGGGCGAGCAGCAGGGGGTCATCGGCAAGGACGAGGGGGCCTTCATCCAGAACGTGATCCGGTTTTCCAAGAAGGACGCCGCCAACATCATGTTTCCCCGCAGCAGCGCCGTCTTTCTTCCCTACGGCACCTCCATCGAGGACGCCATGAAGGCCTTTATCGAGTCGGGGGTGATCCGGATCCCGGTGTACAAAAACGACATTGACCACGTCATCGGCATGGTCGATTCGAGGGAGCTGATCCCCTATCACCTGGGCTTCAAAAAGGCGCGGAACATCAACCGCTTCGTTCAGGAGATCAGGTTCTTTCCCGCGTCCCGGGACCTCCATGACCTGCTGAACGATTTTCTCGCCGGCGGCATCCAGATCGCCATCGTGGTGGACGAGTACGGCGGCACCGCCGGCGTGGTGACGCTGAACAAGCTCCTTTCGGAGCTGATGGGCCGCGACATGACCAAGTGGGAGGACGATTCCCGGAGCGATATAAAGAGGATCGATGACCACACCTCCGTTATATCCGGGGAGATGCAGATAGACGACTTCAACGCCGCCTTCGGCGAGTCCCTGGAGAGCCAAAACGCCGACACCATCGGCGGCTACATCATCGAGCAGCTTTCCTACATCCCGAAGCGGGGCGATATCATCAGGATCGGCGCCTATGTCCTGCGCATACGCCATATCAGGAAGAACAAGATCGAGACCGTCGAGGTCATTCAGCCGGTGGAAGGGGGTGAATTGCTGTCATGATAGTTATCCTGGCCCAATACCAGGCCTACATTGTCCTGATCGGCGTCATGATGTTCCTTTCCTTCTTCTTTTCCGGAACGGAAACGGCGCTGCTCACCTCCAACAGGTTCTACCTGGAATCGCTCTCCAAGACCGGCAACCGCAGGGCCAGGCTGTCGCTCTCGATCATCGACAGGATCGAGGACGCCATGGGCATGATCCTCATCGGCAACAACGTGGTCAACATCTCGGCCGCCGCCTTCATAACCTACATTGCCACAACCGCTTTCATGCTCGATGAGCTGGCCCTGCTTATCGTCACGGCCGTCCAGACGATGTTCTTTCTGGTCATCTGCGAGGTGACGCCGAAAGTCATGGCCCGCGCGAGGGCCGACGCGTTCCTGATGTTTTTTTCCTATCCTATAATGATCCTTATCGTCATCATGAGGCCGGCGGTGCGGTTCTCCCTCCTCTTTTCGAGGGCGCTGAAACGACTGCTCGGCATTGCCGAGTCGGACCGGCGCAGCGTCAGGTCCCGCGAGGAGATCGATATCCTCTTCAAGATAGGGGAGGAGGAGGGGATTATAAACGAGGAACACCACGAGTACGTGGCCGAGATCCTCTCCTTCAGGGGCATGACCGCCCGGGAGATCATGACGCCGACCATCGATATCGTTTCGATCGATACGGGCGCTTCCATGAAGGAGCTTGCCGATCTCATCGTGCGCACCAGGTTCTCCCGTATCCCCGTGCACGGCGGCAGGGTGGACAACCTGGTGGGATACGTTTTTTACCGGGACATCCTGAAGCGCCGGAACGCCAGGAAAATACCGGACATCATGAACAGGGCCATCTATGTTCCCGCCACCAAGCGGATCGTGGACCTCTACGCCGAGATGGTGGAGCACCTGATC belongs to Spirochaetota bacterium and includes:
- a CDS encoding M23 family metallopeptidase, encoding MNYRPALCALLIMMALSFVSFRWPVNNGTVTSTFCESRWDHFHDGIDMTSPDDKIYPVEPGTLVFYWDKALFPLDNYPGGGNYKVLRHRNGMYSIYMHLENGLTAKKTYAKDDTVGLMGNTGHSMNKHIHFSLLQAGRRVSVNPIKMLPAREDTKAPVVSDIAFHIGDKIIIVRDKSSIRLTRHYPLLVKITDAMTGRENLGIYRIVVEFNGKKALDKKFDAIGVAKGRLAVDGRKFESLFDPKGYYKIEGLTYAGGENTVKVTASDFAGNTAEKEYTFTVKLDISQE
- a CDS encoding HlyC/CorC family transporter; this translates as MDQIYLEIGTLIVCLVLSAFFSGSESALFSLKKSDLHRFAHSSLKREKAISLFMKDPQKILITLLAGNLFVNLVVSTLTTSILLQVWRKWGDVISIAIITPLIVIFCEISPKIIAINSYEKTSKKVLPLLRFFHLALTPVRAFLLLFTNAMIKMLNLKLTHKMITRDELKLAVKLGEQQGVIGKDEGAFIQNVIRFSKKDAANIMFPRSSAVFLPYGTSIEDAMKAFIESGVIRIPVYKNDIDHVIGMVDSRELIPYHLGFKKARNINRFVQEIRFFPASRDLHDLLNDFLAGGIQIAIVVDEYGGTAGVVTLNKLLSELMGRDMTKWEDDSRSDIKRIDDHTSVISGEMQIDDFNAAFGESLESQNADTIGGYIIEQLSYIPKRGDIIRIGAYVLRIRHIRKNKIETVEVIQPVEGGELLS
- a CDS encoding HlyC/CorC family transporter, with the protein product MIVILAQYQAYIVLIGVMMFLSFFFSGTETALLTSNRFYLESLSKTGNRRARLSLSIIDRIEDAMGMILIGNNVVNISAAAFITYIATTAFMLDELALLIVTAVQTMFFLVICEVTPKVMARARADAFLMFFSYPIMILIVIMRPAVRFSLLFSRALKRLLGIAESDRRSVRSREEIDILFKIGEEEGIINEEHHEYVAEILSFRGMTAREIMTPTIDIVSIDTGASMKELADLIVRTRFSRIPVHGGRVDNLVGYVFYRDILKRRNARKIPDIMNRAIYVPATKRIVDLYAEMVEHLIPLVFVVDEHGAVVGMVTHEDIAEEVVGEIQTRDQSEEELITELGRGKFLLSGKMDIEYFMRSFNIHIDKRGFETLAGFVEYRLGRIPKKGDRLDHDRYTFIIDDATERSVEKIVVQSLKQKKKEVSEQP